In Ailuropoda melanoleuca isolate Jingjing chromosome 7, ASM200744v2, whole genome shotgun sequence, one genomic interval encodes:
- the CCDC122 gene encoding coiled-coil domain-containing protein 122 isoform X2 has product MSGNKERKSQGIPEEAPVKQGTSSLTDAVEQVAKQQQSQTSEIEKNKKVLFHLQNELHELEKQIASVSAETKETERQIYQQDAAIENAKLQCGNLETQIKSLHTENVKLKFDIEAAQEDFEEHMIRYNEYYAKIKEHKDSLGEVESKWSFMIALHEKRDLVKKLKTTKEELMQNLQNPERNHIKQVQEDITMLKDKIITVEESITEKTCFLEEEEKTHEKLRKEIEPF; this is encoded by the exons atgtcaggcaacaaagaaaggaagagtcaagGAATTCCTGAAGAAG CTCCGGTTAAGCAAGGCACGTCTTCATTAACTGATGCTGTAGAGCAAGTTGCAAAGCAACAACAATCACAAacatcagaaatagaaaaaaacaaaaaagttctgTTCCATTTGCAG aatGAACTCCATGAGCTTGAAAAACAAATAGCATCTGTCTCTGCAGaaactaaagaaacagaaaggcaaATTTATCAGCAAGATGCTGCCATAGAGAATGCCAAACTTCAGTGTGGGAACCTGGAAACTCAAATCAAATCCTTACatacagaaaatgtaaaacttaaatTTGACATAGAAGCAGCCCAAGAAGACTTTGAGGAACACATGATAAGATATAATGAatattatgcaaaaataaaagagcataaaGATAGTTTGGGGGAGGTAGAAAGCAAATGGTCATTCATGATTGCACTTCATGAAAAACGAGATCttgttaaaaaactaaaaacaacgaAAGAAGAACTTATGCAAAATCTCCAAAATCCAGaaagaaatcatataaaacaAGTACAG GAAGACATTACAATGTTAAAGGATAAAATTATAACTGTAGAAGAATCTATCACTGAAAAAACTTGTTTTCtcgaagaagaagaaaagacacatgaaaaattaagaaaagaaatagag ccattctga